ctcttaattttcactTACAGAGCTGTAAGTGAAAAGTATTCTCCCTCCATTCTGGGATCAAGTTAAGGAAAACACGTAGACCACAGGTCTGTTATGACCttgattgtttttgtcaaagGTTATTTTTGTCATTGATTATATATTCTTTCCAACGAACATGTCCTTTAGTAATCTATGGCtctgattttgtatttattttagcagagggaggacaaacccagcctgctgctctccttccacactgagcccAAACAGATGTTACTGGATTTGGATTGTGAAATTGAAGCTCAGGGGGCATTGGgggattcagagatgacatcagtaAAGCAGGAAAACAAAAGTCAAACACTTGGACAGAATGTTACcattaaagatgaagaggaggagacagattGGGTTATCATTAATAATGGAGAGGGAGATTTACTCACTCAAGGTAAGAACAGGTTTAATGTTGTCATTGTCAATGtattaatttgttgtttttaccaATGAAAGGGTTAATGTCTGTCAGTATTCTCCATATTGTTATACTTATTTTTTGGCGTCTCAGAAACCCaaaaatacagaatattttaaaGATGTTCTCCTGTCCAGGGTATACTATTGAGCCTTGTCTCTGGGCCTCCATGACAATTTGCTGGGAAGACCCACGGGAAATCTAAATTGTCCAGCAaattacagagagagggaggtatgGACAGCCGGGATTCCCAGGTCTCATTGCGCTCTAGCGGCTCCCTGTGGTGGCTCTGCCATCTCAAATTCTGACAGTCAGATTAGTGAACGTGCCATCACACACTTTTCATCCCCAAACAGCActaaaagaaatgaaaataagtTCTAAGgtacagttcaacacaaaagAACACAATGGACAAAATGCTTCtcagaaaatctgaataacGCAGAAAAGTTCATTTTCTTCTGTAATTCTGATCagaaagtgacaccttcatatattctagattaattacacatgaagtgaaacatttcaagcgttttgtttcaatcttgatgattatggcatacagctcatggaaataaaaaatcgagtatcaaaatattacaataaaaaatgtgtaatacagagatgtcgacctgagaagagctctaatcagctaattaacttaaAACGCCTGCAAATGTTTCCTAagaatgttaatttatgcactaaATTCTTGATCGGGtttccttttgcacaaattactgcatgaatgcggcgtggcatggaggcaatcagcctgtgatTGTTTTGTAGGGTTTGGTgcatctcattttcctcttgtcaGATTCTCAATGGGGTTCCGGTCAGATGAGTTGGCTGGACAATCAAGCACAGTGGCAAGTATTACATGGGTAGCAaatgttttggcactgtgggcagttCCCAAGTCCTGCTAGGAAAagtaaatcagcatctccataaaaaTTGTCAGCTGATGGaatcatgaagtgctctaaaatctcctggtagacggctgcattgactctggacttgataaaacacagtggacaaacaccagcagatgacagtACACCCAaaatcactgactgtggaaacatcacactggacttcaagccacttggattctgtgcctctccactcttcctctagactctgggaccttgatttccaaatgaagtGCCAAGTGTACTTTCATCAAAAGAGAGGACTTGGGACCACTtcagtccagttctttttctccttctcccagGTACGACacttctgacgttgtctctgggtcaggagtggcttgacactaggaatgtgaCTCCAGCCTCAATCCACTCCTtatgaagctcccccaagttcttgaatcggctttgcttgacaatcctcaaggctgcggtcaaCCCTGTTGCTTTCCTACCATACCTTTTCCTTCCAGTCTACTTTCCATGAATGTGCTTTGATACCGGACATTGccaacagccagccctttcagcaatgaccttctgtgacTTAACCTCCTCGTGGAGgttgtcaatgagtgtcttctggacaatggtcaagtcagcagtctgccccatgattgtggttgtgtgtactgaaccaggCAGAGGTATAATGTTCAGGGAGTTCATTTACTGATTAGAGCTCTTATCTGGTCAACAtttctttattgtacatttttcattgtaatATTTTGAGCTGTagtcatcaagattgaaacaaagaAATCTTGATATATTTCACTGTCTAATGAATCTACAATATATGAATGTGTCactttttttaactttttcacGAGATTATTATTTGGAGATACACCTATATATGAAATtaatacattgaaaataatgaatctgCAACTATTTTACTTGAGCACTAACCTGGgaacaataataaatattaatatttaccaATGAGAAAGACCGTTCTTCCTCTCAGTTAGTCACAGGCAGAATCAGAAATATCTGCagagcaacaacaacatttcccaTCAAAGATTGCAGGCTATAATCCATGATTATTTTCTGTAGTCCACCCGGGATTTTATCATCAATAGGCTTAAATAATCTGAACTGAATTAGTTGATTGCCTATACCAATGGAGGGCAAACCGTTTGGCTCAGAGGTCacatttgttaatcataaatgatttgcaggccaaaagggcaataattaaaacGTTATGCAGCAGGTCCCTTATGTCTAATTATGTCTAATTATGTCTAAATACTTTATATTCAGATTCTGATGTATAAGAATGGCTTGAATAATGTTTGACTTGCCTTTAAAACTATTTCACTACCGGATTAAACTTCCTCACAGGCCTTGCCTACCCCTGTCCTACACTATCATCTGGGAATGCAGATACCCAAATGTGGTCCTTTTCAATAACTGAGACCTTGGATTCTCTACAGAGGAGTGTATTAAACAAATTATCTAGGTTTTTCTTGGCCCCCACACTGTGTCTGGGACTTGAGAGAAAACATGTCATTGGCatcattaaatgtatctatttgaAACATTTCTCTTCCATCAAACAACATCCTACTCTCCACTCTCatcaggaaatgttttgtgtttctccAATGGTTATGATGTCTGCATGCATGGCTAAACCCAGCAATATTTTTAAAGGTTTTGTATCAAAGTTTTCAAAAGGGCCTCTGCCACAAAATCACGTAACGATTGAAGTGGAATAATGCTTGTTGCTTGAATCTTGATAATTTTGTCCCAAAATGTGTCCATAAATCCATTCTGATGTCTTTCACAGATGGGATTCCTGAAGTGGAGAAGCTTGGAGGGAAACACCAGAAAGACTATAAGCATAAGAAGTTtccccattttgaattttttttatcatcacTATCACAGTTAAAAAGACACATTAATATACATACAGATGAGAAGCCTTTctgctgttctgactgtgggaagtgtttcattagatCATCTGATTTTACGAAACATCAGAAAGTGCACTCGGGTGAGAGGccttactcttgttctgactgtggaaagagtttctctcaattaggccaccttaaagttcaccagcgcatacattctggtgaaaagccttactcctgttctgactgtgggaagtgtttctctcaattaggtcaccttaaagttcaccagcgcatacattctggtgataagccttactcctgttctgactgtgggaagtgttttataaGATCATCTGATCTTAGTAGTCATCAAAgactgcacacaggtgagaaacatttctcctgttctgtctgtgggaagagtttctctcgattaggtaaccttaaatttcaccagcgcatacatactggagagaagccttactcctgttctgactgtgggaagtgttttataaGATCATCTGATCTTAGTagtcatcagagagtgcacacaggtgagaaacctttctcctgttctgactgtgggaagagtttctctcaattagggcaccttaaagttcaccagtgCATACAttctggtgataagccttactcctgttctgactgtgggaagtgttttataaGATCATCTGATCTTAGTAGTCATCAGAgactgcacacaggtgagaaatatttctcctgttctgactgtgggaagagtttctctcgattaggtaaccttaaatttcaccagcgcatacatactggagagaagccttactcctgttctgactgtgggaagattTTCTCTCAATTAGTTCATCTTAAATTTCACCAGCGCTTGCATACTGGtgaaaagccttactcctgttctgactgtgggaagtgttttataaGATCATCTGATCTTACTAGTCATCAGAgattacacacaggtgaaaaacctttctcctgttctgactgtgggaagagtttctttCGATTAGGTATCCTTAAATtacaccagcgcatacatactggagagaagccttattcatgttctgactgtgggaagtgtttctcccAATTAGGTAGCCTTAAACGTCACCAGCGcgtacatactggagagaagccttactcctgttctgactgtgggaggagtttctctcaattaggtcaccttaaagttcaccagcgcttgcatactggtgaaaagccttactcctgttctgactgtgggaagtgttttataaGATCATCTGATCTTACTAGTCATCAGagattgcacacaggtgagaaaccttactcctgtttGTACTGTGGGAgtagtttctctcaattaggtaaccttaaaattcaccagcgcatacatcctggagagaagccttactcctgttctgactgtgggaagtgttttataaGATCATCTGATCTTACTAGTCATCAGagattgcacacaggtgagaaaccttactcctgtttGTACTGAGGGAgtagtttctctcaattaggtaaccttaaaattcaccagcgcatacatcctggagagaagccttactcctgttctgattgtgggaagtgtttctctcaattaggcaGCCTTAAAcgtcaccagcgcatacatactggacaATAATACCGGACATTTGACACTGGAGCATAATTTTGACATTTGACACAGAGGATAAGCAAGTGTTTTACAGTATCAAGCAGTTCGACTGTCTGTTCTTGAAATTACCACAAATGAAGATATGTCTTATTAGAATATGGGGGTGAgaaacataacacaacacaaagtgCGGATTTACTCTGATCAAAATACAATAGATAGGATGTGGGTCCCTCACGTCCTGTctatacctcctgataggaatTTACCTGATGATACACAGGTATTTAAGTTCTCAGATATTGGAGATGTACTGCAGGATAATAGACACTATAATAGTTGGTTATAATaactgaccacctcctatgtgtcctggcataaatgactgtgttaactttatcattattggagaacatgtaagtactatggaagatcaacatcatattttaaataaagattCTCACCAGAATTCGGGTTgcattatttttgttcatggatcaaaagtggactgAATCTAACCTGAATGCTCAGGTTGGCGCCACCCTGTCACAGGACACTAAATACTGTTAGGGAAATTTcttaaactgatgtattcttactgattaaaggactgggtccccatgtttagataagtagtggaatgtgggagagggggatctggtatttgtctaagGTGGCATCCTTGACTGGTAGCAGCAGATtataggcagatttacgattaaccctatctgtataacccattagtgtctttctgtagtttgtccagatgctttaagtcctcctcaagggttgagaagtttacccaggggggagggaggacaaCAGGGGCTTTGTGATATGTGATAGATCGAAGGGAATGAgttgtattgacataagacagatgggtagcatctgcatcttaccacacccctttgccTCCCTTAAATACTGACGGTTGTCCTGtgttaatttagagattattcattgttactttgtaatctgtgtattctctccttgcaagaataaactgcttattgtgcatttgagttttttcctctgtcttacgtaccattttcgtaaatttTTGGGACTTTGGAAATTGTCATCCCAATGCTCATTGTAAATTATCTTCAAGATAGATACAAGCCTATAATCCGGTCAAACCAAGATCTCATCAAAAGTGAGAGCCCTATGATCTGTTAATTATGTGCTTATTGATCCAGGTCGCATCAAGATCACTTTCACAGATAATGACCCTTAAACAAAGGCTTGTTCATTATTTGGTcaaatatcaaatgtaatcctccacatcaagagccACTGAGCTTTgtaatatgatttattttctgaCTGGGGGAGGAACTGAAGTGCAATGAGATGAGCACAAATGTTGTATGATTGACAGTGCTAAAGGGGTGGTCATTTTTCTGTAAATAAACTCAAAATCCTTACCTAAACTTCAATTTGTAATTAGATTAGGTTAAaatcaactttgtcattgaacaattacagtacaacaaaatgcattttgagTCAAGAGTAGAGTATGAATGGGATGAGTGGAATGTATTGATGTGCAAAGAATGCAAATACAGTGGAAATGGAAATTCTAGATGTGGAATTAAGGCAACAGAGGAGGTCAGaatatgtacaagtattaagtatagtgtatgttaccaGTGGGATAAATAGctgtgcgggtacaaatggcaattctcaatggcattctgaatgtgcaatcgaggcaaattgaagttGTAGAGtaacatgtgcaactgaaattcagggatgaggttcctgaggtatccaagggcgactggtcattaggggcatgTGGGACACAGCCCCACcttttgtcaacagaaagaactgcaacaaaattatttttatttctcgaagattacttcctataatttattatctatgaatatagcata
This is a stretch of genomic DNA from Esox lucius isolate fEsoLuc1 chromosome 11, fEsoLuc1.pri, whole genome shotgun sequence. It encodes these proteins:
- the LOC109615478 gene encoding zinc finger protein 420-like, which produces MQREDKPSLLLSFHTEPKQMLLDLDCEIEAQGALGDSEMTSVKQENKSQTLGQNVTIKDEEEETDWVIINNGEGDLLTQDGIPEVEKLGGKHQKDYKHKKFPHFEFFLSSLSQLKRHINIHTDEKPFCCSDCGKCFIRSSDFTKHQKVHSGERPYSCSDCGKSFSQLGHLKVHQRIHSGEKPYSCSDCGKCFSQLGHLKVHQRIHSGDKPYSCSDCGKCFIRSSDLSSHQRLHTGEKHFSCSVCGKSFSRLGNLKFHQRIHTGEKPYSCSDCGKCFIRSSDLSSHQRVHTGEKPFSCSDCGKSFSQLGHLKVHQCIHSGDKPYSCSDCGKCFIRSSDLSSHQRLHTGEKYFSCSDCGKSFSRLGNLKFHQRIHTGEKPYSCSDCGKIFSQLVHLKFHQRLHTGEKPYSCSDCGKCFIRSSDLTSHQRLHTGEKPFSCSDCGKSFFRLGILKLHQRIHTGEKPYSCSDCGKCFSQLGSLKRHQRVHTGEKPYSCSDCGRSFSQLGHLKVHQRLHTGEKPYSCSDCGKCFIRSSDLTSHQRLHTGEKPYSCLYCGSSFSQLGNLKIHQRIHPGEKPYSCSDCGKCFIRSSDLTSHQRLHTGEKPYSCLY